In one Dermatophilaceae bacterium Sec6.4 genomic region, the following are encoded:
- a CDS encoding zinc-binding dehydrogenase, protein MLAVYAARQDPNDPLSALEVGDLQAPTTPSDWITVTMQAAALNHHDVFSLRGVGLPADRLPMILGCDGVGTTPGGDRVVIHSVISSPGWVGDETLDPKRTLLSELHPGTLAEQVRVPPTNVLPVPESMATEHAACLSTSWLTAYRMLFVQAGVRPGDTVLVQGAGGGVASAAVQLGSAAGLRMWVTSRDEKRGARAVELGADTAYASNERLPAKVDAVLETVGAATWSHSVKSLKPGGTLVIAGTTSGPQPDNAELTRIFFQQMRVQGSTMGTRSEFSALLSFMADRRIEPAIDSVRPMDQARDAFAAMIEGTAFGKLVLTAV, encoded by the coding sequence ATGCTTGCCGTCTACGCCGCCCGTCAGGATCCCAACGACCCGCTCAGTGCCCTGGAGGTCGGTGACCTGCAGGCACCGACCACTCCCTCGGACTGGATCACCGTCACCATGCAGGCGGCCGCACTGAACCACCACGACGTCTTCTCCCTGCGGGGGGTGGGTCTTCCGGCCGACCGGCTACCGATGATCCTGGGCTGCGACGGAGTCGGCACCACGCCGGGCGGCGACCGGGTCGTCATCCACTCGGTGATCTCCAGCCCGGGGTGGGTCGGGGACGAGACCCTCGACCCCAAGCGCACCCTGTTGTCCGAGCTGCACCCCGGCACGTTGGCCGAGCAGGTACGGGTGCCGCCAACCAACGTCCTGCCGGTGCCGGAGTCGATGGCCACCGAGCATGCGGCGTGCCTGTCCACGAGCTGGTTGACCGCCTACCGGATGCTGTTCGTGCAGGCCGGGGTACGACCCGGCGACACCGTGTTGGTGCAGGGCGCGGGCGGGGGAGTCGCCAGCGCGGCGGTCCAGTTGGGGTCGGCCGCGGGGCTGCGGATGTGGGTCACCAGTCGCGATGAGAAGCGCGGTGCGCGTGCCGTCGAACTGGGAGCTGACACCGCATACGCGAGTAACGAGCGGCTCCCGGCGAAGGTCGACGCGGTCCTGGAAACTGTTGGCGCTGCCACCTGGTCGCACTCGGTCAAATCTCTGAAGCCGGGCGGCACCCTGGTCATCGCCGGTACGACGTCCGGGCCGCAACCAGACAATGCTGAACTCACCCGCATCTTCTTCCAACAGATGCGGGTACAGGGTTCCACCATGGGCACCCGATCGGAGTTCTCGGCGCTACTGAGCTTCATGGCCGACCGTCGTATCGAGCCAGCAATTGACTCCGTGCGACCGATGGATCAGGCCAGGGACGCGTTCGCTGCGATGATCGAGGGCACCGCATTCGGCAAGTTGGTCCTGACCGCGGTCTGA
- a CDS encoding serine/threonine-protein kinase: protein MGEVFAGRYELIDLIGEGGMGAVWRVHDRRRDTIVAAKVLRQSDAAGLLRFMREQAVRIHHPHVVTPIGWAGEDDTVLFTMPIFEGGSVADLLKKYRALPPLIVAEVLRQLLSALGAVHDAGVIHRDVKAGNLLLEPTDVQRPFVRLTDFGVAIDEDTPRMTTQSTVLGTPGFIAPEVMAGGSPSRRSDLYAVGMVGLQMLTGDEPATATRTERADLPQRPEDVPDELWRILTELVDPDPLGRPQSAAEALEALQHGELAWVAQTQVSVEQLLRPPVSGFSAAAAAPVDPAAYLPSGAGGSNTAALRPRATRAIRPERHRRPVTSRFGAASTVHRGPGSRAVSLALLGAPLLALAALAGVWLIPWGGAQPHPVGTTDVNGVCRWQDAGTTRPAASGARPASGRQLTCRAVGQGYRWTAD from the coding sequence ATGGGTGAGGTGTTCGCTGGTCGTTACGAATTGATCGACCTGATCGGCGAAGGCGGGATGGGAGCCGTCTGGCGGGTCCACGACCGGCGCCGCGACACCATCGTGGCAGCCAAGGTGCTTCGACAGTCCGACGCTGCGGGCCTGTTGCGCTTCATGCGCGAGCAGGCCGTTCGGATCCACCACCCGCACGTCGTGACGCCGATCGGTTGGGCCGGTGAGGACGACACGGTCCTGTTCACCATGCCGATCTTCGAGGGCGGTTCCGTTGCGGACCTGCTGAAGAAGTACCGGGCGCTGCCGCCTCTGATCGTGGCTGAAGTACTGCGGCAACTGCTCTCGGCACTGGGCGCCGTGCACGACGCCGGGGTGATCCACCGGGATGTGAAGGCCGGCAATCTGCTACTTGAACCGACAGACGTGCAGCGCCCTTTCGTACGGCTGACTGACTTCGGTGTGGCCATCGATGAGGACACGCCCCGGATGACGACGCAGTCGACAGTCCTCGGCACCCCCGGCTTCATTGCGCCGGAGGTCATGGCCGGCGGTAGTCCGAGCCGGCGATCGGATCTGTATGCAGTCGGGATGGTGGGTCTGCAGATGCTCACCGGCGACGAGCCCGCGACGGCAACCAGGACCGAACGTGCCGACCTGCCGCAGCGCCCGGAGGACGTCCCGGATGAACTCTGGCGAATCCTTACCGAACTCGTTGATCCGGACCCGCTTGGTCGACCGCAGAGTGCTGCCGAGGCACTGGAGGCACTACAACACGGTGAGCTGGCATGGGTGGCGCAGACCCAGGTGAGCGTCGAGCAGTTGCTGCGACCGCCAGTGTCGGGTTTCTCCGCAGCAGCAGCCGCACCCGTTGATCCAGCGGCGTACCTCCCGTCAGGCGCCGGTGGGAGTAACACCGCGGCGTTGCGGCCGAGGGCGACCCGAGCCATCAGGCCGGAACGCCACCGGCGCCCGGTGACCAGCAGGTTCGGCGCCGCGTCCACCGTCCACCGCGGACCCGGTTCCAGGGCTGTCTCCCTTGCACTCCTGGGGGCCCCGCTACTGGCGCTTGCCGCACTCGCGGGTGTGTGGCTGATCCCGTGGGGAGGCGCCCAGCCCCATCCTGTCGGCACCACCGACGTCAACGGCGTCTGCAGATGGCAGGACGCCGGCACGACCAGACCGGCCGCGAGTGGCGCCCGCCCTGCGAGCGGTCGGCAACTCACCTGTCGGGCGGTGGGGCAGGGCTACCGCTGGACCGCAGATTGA
- a CDS encoding VWA domain-containing protein, with amino-acid sequence MPQNPLAQRLVELTGSLREHGVDVGTSDVADAGRVALTLGLTDRRRLRTGLACAMLRRSGDREVFDQLFDLYFPAAPGRRTMAAATSTDQLRDALVQALAADDTVALEALAAAAVDLLGEVANGDERQGYSSAQTIARLQPQRAIAAAQQQSRGDRSGQTGLNGQGEQLSDRFDRDEMRTRVAAFRRHVEAEALRRNTGIRSRERVARFGVSGGIEQRDFLAASTRDLAQLRRHIEPLARKLAARMSARRRSGNGTLDLRRTLRASMATGGVPIDPVYRDRRRHRPDLVVLADLSGSVGGFSTFTMLLMQALHAQFRAVRTYGFVSSSAEITDLLGITGPGQSLSGWARGRPEFTRYGTSSSYGTALRGFAQSELAGIGPRSTVLILGDARTNYGSPGIEHLIAITRRARHSAWLNPEPARLWDTGDSEAARYAAAIDMHECRNLDQLRAFVARVLPV; translated from the coding sequence GTGCCTCAGAACCCCCTGGCGCAGCGACTGGTCGAACTGACCGGTTCGCTGCGCGAGCACGGCGTGGACGTCGGGACGAGCGACGTCGCCGACGCGGGCCGGGTCGCGCTGACCCTCGGGTTGACGGATCGGCGTCGATTGCGCACGGGGCTGGCCTGCGCGATGCTGCGCCGGTCCGGGGATCGCGAGGTGTTCGACCAGCTGTTCGACCTGTACTTCCCGGCAGCGCCGGGACGCCGCACCATGGCAGCCGCGACATCGACCGATCAACTGCGCGACGCGCTGGTGCAGGCCCTGGCCGCCGACGACACCGTCGCCCTGGAGGCCCTCGCGGCCGCCGCCGTGGATCTCCTCGGTGAGGTCGCGAACGGCGATGAACGTCAGGGATATTCATCGGCCCAGACCATCGCCAGGCTGCAACCGCAACGTGCTATCGCCGCCGCGCAACAGCAGTCGCGGGGGGACAGGTCAGGACAGACAGGACTCAACGGACAGGGTGAGCAGCTCTCGGACCGTTTCGACCGCGATGAGATGCGCACCCGCGTAGCGGCGTTCCGGCGGCATGTCGAGGCGGAGGCGTTACGGCGCAATACCGGGATCCGGTCCCGCGAGAGGGTGGCCCGGTTCGGGGTGTCGGGAGGCATCGAGCAGCGCGACTTTCTCGCTGCGAGCACCCGCGATCTGGCGCAATTACGCCGTCATATCGAGCCGCTGGCCCGAAAGCTCGCTGCTCGCATGTCGGCGCGCCGTCGATCCGGCAACGGCACGCTGGACCTGCGACGCACCCTACGGGCGTCGATGGCAACCGGCGGTGTCCCGATCGACCCTGTCTACCGGGACAGACGGCGACACCGACCCGACCTCGTGGTACTGGCGGACCTGTCCGGATCGGTCGGCGGCTTCTCGACCTTCACGATGCTGTTGATGCAGGCCCTGCACGCCCAGTTCCGTGCGGTCCGCACGTACGGCTTCGTCAGCAGTAGCGCCGAGATCACCGACCTGCTGGGGATCACCGGCCCCGGTCAGTCGCTGTCAGGATGGGCCCGGGGCCGCCCGGAGTTCACCAGGTACGGCACCAGCAGCAGTTACGGGACAGCGCTGCGCGGGTTCGCGCAGAGCGAGCTGGCGGGTATCGGACCGCGCTCGACGGTGCTCATCCTCGGCGATGCGCGGACCAACTACGGCTCCCCAGGCATCGAGCATCTGATCGCGATCACCCGTCGGGCCAGGCACAGCGCGTGGCTCAATCCCGAGCCCGCCCGACTGTGGGACACCGGTGACTCCGAGGCGGCCCGCTACGCGGCCGCGATCGACATGCACGAATGCCGCAACCTGGATCAGCTACGCGCTTTTGTCGCGCGGGTCCTGCCCGTCTGA
- the rfbD gene encoding dTDP-4-dehydrorhamnose reductase, translating to MTRWLLTGGSGMLGQDLARAVVAAGDEAIAVGSAEVDITDPAAVHAAVRDVDVVVNCAAWTAVDDAQTHESAAFAVNAVGAANVARACAAREVRLVQVSTDYVFDGSADNPYSESTPQRPQSAYGRTKCAGEWAVRALCPDALIVRTAWLYGAGGGNFVSTMARLAGERDILTVVDDQHGQPTWTADLGDLITRLVSAEAPGGYWHGVTGGQTTWWGFARAIFEAAGWDPDRVQAVDSAQFQRPAPRPAYSVLGRQRFAEIDVAPLRDWRTVLDEALPTLL from the coding sequence ATGACGCGGTGGCTCCTGACCGGTGGCAGTGGGATGCTCGGTCAGGACCTCGCTCGCGCCGTGGTCGCGGCCGGCGACGAGGCGATTGCGGTGGGATCGGCAGAAGTGGACATCACCGACCCGGCCGCTGTACATGCCGCCGTGCGCGATGTCGACGTCGTCGTCAACTGTGCGGCGTGGACCGCGGTCGATGATGCGCAGACCCACGAGAGTGCAGCTTTCGCCGTCAACGCCGTTGGTGCTGCCAACGTCGCACGGGCCTGCGCTGCCCGCGAGGTCCGGCTTGTGCAGGTCTCGACGGACTACGTGTTCGACGGGTCGGCCGACAACCCGTATTCGGAGTCGACGCCGCAACGCCCGCAGAGCGCCTACGGGCGGACCAAATGCGCAGGCGAGTGGGCCGTACGCGCGTTGTGTCCCGACGCGTTGATTGTGCGCACCGCCTGGCTCTACGGGGCCGGCGGCGGCAACTTCGTGTCGACGATGGCGCGGTTGGCAGGGGAACGCGACATCCTGACCGTCGTCGACGACCAGCACGGACAACCCACCTGGACCGCCGATCTGGGCGACCTGATCACCCGACTGGTGAGCGCCGAGGCCCCCGGCGGGTACTGGCACGGGGTCACCGGCGGCCAGACCACCTGGTGGGGGTTTGCGCGGGCGATCTTCGAAGCGGCTGGGTGGGATCCCGATCGCGTGCAGGCAGTCGACAGCGCCCAGTTCCAGCGCCCGGCACCCCGCCCCGCCTACTCCGTTCTCGGCCGGCAGCGGTTCGCAGAGATCGATGTTGCACCGCTGCGCGACTGGCGCACGGTCTTGGACGAAGCGTTGCCCACACTTCTATAG
- the rfbB gene encoding dTDP-glucose 4,6-dehydratase, producing the protein MRVLVTGGAGFIGSNFVHLTGRSRPDAVITVLDAMTYAGNERSLAGTSATLVRGDVADAQLVDALVADADLVVHFAAESHNDNSLREPWPFVQTNIVGTYTLLEAVRRHGVRYHHISTDEVYGDLALDDPQRFTESTPYNPSSPYSSTKGASDLLVRAWVRSFGVAATLSNCSNNYGPRQHVEKFIPRQITTLLDGGRPRLYGDGLNVRDWIHVDDHNDAVWAIIERGAIGETYLIGADGEADNLTVVRTLLGLLDREQDDFDHVSDRAGHDRRYAIDSTRLRTELGWSPQYPDFRAGLAATVAWYQDNEDWWRPTKASTEAGYAAAGEMTV; encoded by the coding sequence GTGCGAGTCCTGGTTACCGGTGGAGCCGGTTTCATCGGCAGCAACTTCGTGCATCTGACCGGTCGGTCCCGTCCCGACGCGGTGATCACGGTGTTGGACGCCATGACCTACGCAGGTAACGAACGGTCGTTGGCCGGGACGTCGGCGACGCTGGTACGTGGCGATGTCGCCGACGCGCAGTTGGTGGACGCGCTCGTGGCGGACGCCGATCTCGTGGTGCACTTCGCGGCCGAGTCCCACAACGACAACTCGTTGCGCGAGCCCTGGCCGTTCGTGCAGACCAACATCGTGGGTACCTACACCCTGCTGGAGGCGGTTCGCCGTCACGGCGTGCGTTACCACCACATCTCGACCGATGAGGTGTACGGCGATCTGGCGCTGGATGACCCGCAGCGTTTTACCGAGTCCACGCCCTACAACCCGTCCAGTCCCTACTCCAGCACCAAGGGGGCCAGCGATCTGCTGGTCCGGGCCTGGGTGCGTTCCTTCGGCGTTGCAGCGACCCTGTCGAACTGCTCGAACAACTACGGTCCGCGCCAGCACGTCGAGAAGTTCATCCCCCGGCAGATCACCACGCTGTTGGACGGCGGTCGTCCCCGGTTGTACGGCGACGGGCTGAACGTGCGCGACTGGATCCACGTCGATGACCACAACGACGCGGTCTGGGCAATCATCGAGCGGGGGGCGATCGGTGAGACCTACCTGATCGGCGCGGACGGTGAGGCCGACAATCTGACGGTGGTCCGCACCTTGCTGGGACTGCTCGACCGCGAACAGGACGACTTCGATCACGTGAGCGACCGCGCCGGGCACGACCGTCGGTACGCCATCGACTCCACCCGGTTGCGCACCGAGCTGGGCTGGTCGCCGCAGTACCCGGACTTCCGAGCGGGGCTTGCTGCGACCGTGGCCTGGTACCAGGACAACGAAGACTGGTGGCGCCCGACGAAGGCGAGTACCGAAGCGGGTTATGCGGCAGCAGGGGAGATGACCGTATGA
- a CDS encoding S24 family peptidase, whose amino-acid sequence MIRLGFAIVRGRSMEPTYVDGDRLLVAHGARPVAGRTHVVALPDGPHGPRPVAVKRLSARVPGGWWAVRDNPDEGVDSRTVGAIPEADVLARVLVRLPRRGRR is encoded by the coding sequence GTGATCCGGCTGGGGTTCGCAATTGTGCGGGGCCGGTCGATGGAGCCGACCTACGTCGACGGTGACCGACTGCTCGTGGCGCACGGAGCACGCCCTGTCGCCGGTCGCACCCATGTCGTCGCGCTACCGGACGGCCCGCACGGTCCGCGTCCGGTAGCCGTCAAGCGACTGAGCGCGCGGGTCCCCGGCGGGTGGTGGGCCGTTCGGGACAATCCCGATGAGGGAGTCGACTCCCGCACAGTCGGAGCGATACCGGAGGCCGACGTTCTCGCGCGGGTTCTGGTCCGGCTGCCGCGCAGGGGCCGCCGGTAG
- a CDS encoding sugar transferase, with translation MLSAQLEYDVNEKSPLPPSKFAGRSSWRARFVPSAVLIDAVAIAVALLTAQVLRFGQGGGSEFLSGSSRASYLTVSIILFVAWLAALGLNRCYQPEHATIGNETYLRMVRSSFFIFGVLAMVALALRLQFARGYVAIVFPLGVVLLLFGRFLLRTWLIRQRFQARCMDNVLIVGAPQEVRYVADRICNTPAAGLSISGVLTGASTPGDFELRDGTIVPDAGSVDFALETAMQHHVDAIIVAGHARASDTFLRELGWGLEGTGVGMVLASRMTDVAGPRIHRTPVEGLPLMSVDAPRYDGGRYLLKRAFDIVVSAALLVLLSPVFAVAAALIWVDDHGPVFFRQERVGVNGDTFKMTKFRSMVVDAEARLAELEADGAAAGKLFKMHQDPRITKIGKVLRAYSIDELPQLVDVLIGKMSLVGPRPALSSEVSVYRDHAHRRLNVKPGITGPWQVGGRSNLSWEESLRKDLYYVENWTIIGDCLVLIKTVKAVLSRDGAY, from the coding sequence ATGTTGTCTGCTCAACTCGAGTACGACGTGAATGAAAAGTCACCCCTGCCACCGTCGAAGTTTGCCGGACGGTCCTCCTGGCGTGCCCGGTTCGTGCCGTCAGCCGTCCTGATCGACGCCGTGGCCATCGCCGTAGCACTACTCACAGCCCAGGTGCTGCGCTTCGGACAAGGCGGCGGTAGTGAGTTCCTGAGCGGTTCCTCGAGGGCCAGCTACCTCACGGTCTCGATCATTCTCTTCGTAGCCTGGTTGGCGGCGCTGGGGCTCAACCGCTGTTATCAACCCGAGCACGCGACGATCGGGAACGAGACCTATCTGCGGATGGTGCGCTCATCGTTCTTCATCTTCGGGGTGTTGGCGATGGTCGCGCTGGCCCTGCGGCTGCAGTTTGCCCGCGGCTACGTGGCGATCGTCTTCCCGCTGGGCGTGGTGCTGCTCTTGTTCGGCCGTTTCCTGCTGCGTACCTGGCTGATCCGACAACGGTTCCAGGCCCGTTGTATGGACAACGTGCTGATCGTCGGTGCTCCGCAGGAGGTCCGCTACGTCGCCGACCGGATCTGCAACACCCCCGCTGCCGGGTTGAGTATCTCGGGGGTGCTGACCGGCGCGTCGACACCTGGCGACTTCGAACTACGCGACGGAACCATCGTGCCCGATGCGGGATCGGTGGACTTCGCGCTCGAGACCGCGATGCAGCACCACGTCGACGCGATCATTGTGGCCGGCCACGCGCGGGCTTCGGACACCTTCCTGCGAGAGCTGGGGTGGGGTTTGGAAGGCACCGGGGTCGGCATGGTGCTGGCCAGCAGGATGACCGATGTGGCCGGTCCGCGGATCCACCGCACGCCGGTCGAGGGTCTTCCACTGATGAGTGTGGACGCACCCCGGTACGACGGTGGTCGGTATCTGCTCAAGCGGGCATTCGACATCGTCGTCTCCGCCGCGCTCCTGGTGCTCCTGTCGCCGGTCTTCGCAGTGGCTGCCGCCCTCATCTGGGTCGATGATCACGGGCCGGTCTTCTTCCGCCAGGAGCGGGTGGGCGTCAACGGTGACACTTTCAAGATGACCAAGTTCCGCTCGATGGTGGTCGACGCCGAGGCGCGTCTCGCCGAGCTGGAGGCCGACGGTGCGGCCGCCGGAAAATTGTTCAAGATGCACCAGGACCCGCGGATCACCAAGATCGGCAAGGTGCTGCGGGCCTACTCCATCGATGAGCTGCCGCAGTTGGTCGATGTGCTGATCGGCAAGATGTCACTGGTCGGCCCGCGGCCTGCGCTGTCGAGCGAAGTCAGTGTCTACCGCGACCACGCCCACCGGCGGTTGAACGTGAAACCGGGCATCACCGGGCCGTGGCAGGTGGGCGGGCGCTCCAACCTCAGCTGGGAGGAGAGCCTGCGTAAGGACCTCTACTACGTGGAGAACTGGACCATCATCGGTGACTGTCTAGTGCTGATCAAGACGGTGAAGGCGGTGCTGTCCCGCGACGGTGCCTACTGA
- the sodN gene encoding superoxide dismutase, Ni, which yields MLRRFFAPTIEVSAHCDLPCGVYDPAQARIEAQSIKGICEKVAANDDLDFRIRSLIIKEQRAELVKHHLWVLWTDYFKPPHFEKFPQLHQLVNEATKLAGASGAKGSLDVDVADQLLAKIDEIADIFAETKKA from the coding sequence ATGCTTCGCCGTTTCTTCGCCCCCACCATCGAGGTCAGCGCACACTGCGACCTCCCGTGTGGTGTGTATGACCCCGCTCAGGCCCGTATCGAGGCCCAGTCGATCAAGGGCATCTGCGAGAAGGTCGCAGCCAATGACGACCTCGACTTCCGCATCCGCTCGCTCATCATCAAGGAGCAGCGGGCAGAACTGGTCAAGCACCACCTGTGGGTGCTCTGGACCGACTACTTCAAGCCCCCACACTTCGAGAAGTTCCCGCAGCTGCACCAGCTGGTCAACGAGGCCACCAAGCTCGCCGGCGCGTCCGGCGCCAAGGGGTCGCTCGACGTCGACGTCGCCGACCAGCTGCTGGCGAAGATCGACGAGATCGCCGATATCTTCGCGGAGACCAAGAAGGCCTGA
- a CDS encoding MoxR family ATPase, translated as MRTAHPALLGVDRTRASLAEAGYLASDEIATTVYLAEALGKPLLVEGPAGVGKTELAKAVSRALGADLIRLQCYEGVDEARALYEWNHAAQLLRITAQRDSSRGSWEALRSNIFGEEFLLPRPLLTAIRSTQRTVLLIDELDKADEEMEGLLLELLSDFQVTIPELGTVTARHRPFVVLTSNATRELSEALRRRCLFLHIDYPEPALEARIVTLQAPGLGEELTASLVRMVGALRAGSLRKPPSVAETVDWARTLLELGALTLEPDVVRATLGVVLKHQQDIRDATATLELDRGLRA; from the coding sequence ATGAGAACTGCACACCCGGCCCTACTCGGGGTGGACCGAACTCGCGCATCACTGGCCGAAGCCGGATATCTCGCCTCGGACGAGATCGCGACCACGGTCTACCTCGCCGAAGCGCTCGGCAAGCCGCTCCTGGTCGAAGGACCAGCGGGTGTCGGCAAGACCGAACTGGCCAAAGCGGTATCGCGAGCGCTGGGCGCGGACCTGATCCGGCTGCAGTGCTACGAAGGGGTCGACGAGGCCCGCGCGCTGTACGAATGGAACCACGCAGCGCAGCTGTTGCGCATCACAGCACAGCGCGACAGCTCGCGCGGTAGCTGGGAAGCGTTGCGGTCCAACATCTTCGGGGAGGAGTTCCTACTGCCCCGGCCGCTGCTCACTGCTATCCGCAGCACCCAGCGCACCGTCCTGCTCATCGACGAGTTGGACAAGGCCGACGAGGAGATGGAGGGACTGCTGTTGGAGCTGCTGTCCGACTTCCAGGTGACGATCCCGGAGCTGGGGACTGTCACCGCCCGCCACCGCCCCTTCGTCGTCCTGACCTCCAACGCCACCCGTGAGCTGTCCGAAGCGCTGCGCCGCAGATGCCTCTTCCTGCACATCGACTATCCCGAACCGGCGTTGGAGGCACGCATCGTCACGCTGCAGGCCCCCGGCCTGGGTGAGGAGCTCACGGCGAGTCTGGTGCGCATGGTGGGCGCCCTGCGGGCCGGGTCGCTGCGTAAACCGCCCTCGGTCGCCGAGACGGTGGACTGGGCTCGCACGCTGCTCGAGCTGGGCGCGCTGACCCTCGAACCGGACGTCGTCCGGGCGACGCTGGGGGTGGTGCTGAAACATCAGCAGGACATCCGCGACGCCACTGCGACCTTGGAACTCGATCGTGGTCTACGCGCCTGA
- the rfbA gene encoding glucose-1-phosphate thymidylyltransferase RfbA, translated as MKGIILAGGSGTRLHPITRGISKQLMPIYDKPMVYYPLSTLMMAGVREILIITTPHDSEQFRRLLGDGSQWGVDLTFAVQPRPEGLAQAFVIGAEFIGGDSVALVLGDNIFFGSGLGRQLQAQTDPDGARIFAYHVPDPSAYGVVEFDVDGRVLSIEEKPALPKSRYVVPGLYFYDNEVISIAADLRPSERGELEITAVNDAYLKAGRLAVTTLPRGTAWFDTGTFEAMMSAAQFVHAVELQQGLKIGCVEEIAWRAGWIGDSALHALADPLRKSGYGEYLRGILQEGS; from the coding sequence ATGAAGGGCATCATTCTGGCAGGCGGATCGGGCACCCGACTCCATCCGATAACTCGCGGGATCAGCAAACAACTGATGCCGATATACGACAAGCCGATGGTCTATTACCCCTTGTCGACATTGATGATGGCCGGAGTTCGCGAAATTCTGATCATCACCACCCCGCACGACAGCGAACAGTTCAGGCGGTTACTCGGCGACGGCTCCCAGTGGGGTGTCGACCTCACCTTCGCGGTGCAGCCGCGCCCCGAGGGCCTGGCGCAGGCGTTCGTCATCGGCGCCGAGTTCATCGGCGGGGACAGCGTCGCGCTGGTGCTCGGTGACAACATCTTCTTCGGCTCCGGCCTCGGACGTCAGCTACAGGCTCAGACGGATCCCGACGGAGCCCGCATCTTCGCGTATCACGTGCCCGATCCGTCGGCGTACGGCGTGGTGGAGTTCGACGTCGACGGGAGGGTGCTGTCCATCGAGGAGAAACCGGCCCTACCCAAATCGCGTTACGTCGTGCCGGGCCTGTACTTCTACGACAACGAGGTGATCTCGATCGCGGCCGACCTGCGACCCAGCGAACGTGGCGAACTGGAGATCACCGCGGTAAATGACGCGTACCTGAAGGCTGGGCGCCTGGCTGTCACCACCCTGCCGCGCGGCACGGCGTGGTTCGACACCGGCACCTTCGAAGCCATGATGTCGGCCGCCCAGTTCGTGCACGCAGTGGAGTTGCAGCAGGGCCTGAAGATCGGCTGCGTGGAGGAGATCGCCTGGCGCGCCGGGTGGATCGGGGACAGCGCGCTGCACGCCCTGGCGGACCCACTGCGCAAGAGCGGGTACGGCGAATACCTGCGCGGAATTCTGCAGGAAGGCAGCTGA
- a CDS encoding dTDP-4-dehydrorhamnose 3,5-epimerase family protein, protein MKIEALPIEGAYVITPRQFPDNRGVFMEGYRGDLLAEHLGYEPRVVQTNISVSSRGTVRGIHFADIPPGQSKYVTALSGAFLDFVVDIRVGSPTFGQFESVLLDTADRRAVYLSEGLGHALVALEGDSTACYLCSTPYNPTGEHGINPLDAQIALQLPDMELLLSPKDEAAPTLAQAAADGLLPTYEGYLAHVAALRVASGR, encoded by the coding sequence ATGAAGATCGAGGCTCTACCGATCGAGGGCGCCTACGTCATCACCCCTCGACAGTTCCCCGACAATCGCGGGGTTTTCATGGAGGGTTACCGCGGTGACCTGCTCGCCGAGCATCTCGGATACGAGCCGCGCGTCGTACAGACGAACATCTCGGTCTCCTCGCGCGGCACTGTGCGCGGAATTCATTTCGCCGACATCCCACCCGGCCAGTCCAAGTACGTCACAGCGCTGTCGGGCGCATTCCTTGACTTCGTCGTCGACATCCGGGTCGGGTCCCCGACGTTCGGCCAGTTCGAATCCGTTCTGTTGGACACCGCGGACCGGCGGGCGGTCTACCTGTCCGAGGGCCTCGGGCACGCATTGGTCGCGCTCGAGGGCGACAGCACGGCCTGTTACCTGTGCTCCACGCCCTACAACCCGACCGGCGAGCACGGCATCAACCCGCTCGACGCGCAGATTGCGCTGCAGCTACCTGACATGGAACTGCTGTTGTCGCCCAAGGACGAGGCCGCGCCCACCCTCGCGCAGGCAGCTGCAGATGGGCTGCTGCCTACCTACGAGGGCTACCTGGCGCACGTCGCCGCGCTCCGCGTGGCATCGGGTCGGTGA